Proteins from a genomic interval of Desulfonatronum sp. SC1:
- the pgl gene encoding 6-phosphogluconolactonase: MIPRDTVHDFPSAEAAYAHAAERIAAALHVPGSRRITLALSGGRSPIKLFELLRSDSQSLFKNIPWERVVVCWVDERFVPPDHPESNFGLARKWLLSSLPIPEEQIFPMPTDRPSPEQAAQDYEQTLGRLFASQNDPINSFPRFDLVLLGMGPDGHVASLFPGKPALDEREHWVTDVPEPGMEPNIPRITLTLPVLNHARSTVALVTGSKKQPAFQEARTDPRSTLPAALLAPQGSMAWVTCFSD, from the coding sequence ATGATTCCCCGAGACACGGTCCATGACTTCCCTAGCGCAGAAGCGGCCTACGCCCATGCGGCCGAGCGCATCGCCGCCGCGCTGCACGTTCCCGGTTCGCGACGGATCACCCTGGCCTTGAGCGGCGGGCGCTCGCCCATCAAGCTCTTCGAACTGCTCCGTTCCGATTCCCAGAGTCTTTTCAAGAACATCCCCTGGGAGCGAGTGGTCGTCTGCTGGGTGGACGAACGCTTCGTTCCCCCGGACCATCCGGAAAGCAACTTCGGCCTGGCCCGCAAATGGCTGCTGTCCAGTCTGCCCATTCCCGAGGAGCAAATTTTCCCCATGCCCACGGATCGGCCCTCGCCGGAACAGGCGGCCCAAGACTACGAGCAGACCCTGGGTCGGCTGTTCGCCTCACAGAATGACCCCATCAACTCCTTTCCCCGCTTCGATCTCGTGCTCCTGGGCATGGGTCCTGACGGCCATGTGGCCTCCCTGTTTCCGGGCAAGCCGGCCCTGGACGAACGCGAGCACTGGGTCACCGACGTGCCCGAGCCGGGCATGGAGCCGAACATCCCGCGCATCACCCTGACCCTGCCCGTGCTCAACCACGCCCGCTCCACCGTGGCCCTGGTCACCGGAAGCAAAAAACAGCCAGCGTTCCAGGAAGCCCGGACCGACCCGCGAAGCACCCTCCCCGCGGCCCTGCTGGCCCCTCAAGGGAGCATGGCCTGGGTGACCTGCTTTTCGGACTGA